A single genomic interval of Chloracidobacterium validum harbors:
- a CDS encoding cyclic nucleotide-binding domain-containing protein, translating into MSATATAAVTPAKRQEIVNRHAILEAIRGISAIEELVEHEPGHGYKFGVDLEVAIYGRNYGPGKKVGPYIRMYDYPPGLEIVHQGDWDTNTFYIIVSGAAEVFVAGVTNPVATFEPGKPFGEMGVLAGVPRSATVIAHRQRGARVLEVQRPALRVLRKLKKFGAALDITYRNNGRAAAANQLQISDDLKQKIAEIAEFRLVARGHVLASEAEPVHNLVIIRDGWVKRIGQAQQGETADYLGPGYILGFNALTTRGARFPYRAVAMSRTELLEVPVEALYRDQQLLEGVKAALGAAGDIGTPLQPTKALAFNPAVKAAQERILDRGLADANNLLLMDMDLCIRCGNCSLACHEIHGHSRLKRTGIHVLRPQTPTHAKLDQSLLMPAVCLHCKDPECLTGCPTGAIARFEGGQVDIIPSLCIGCSDCATQCPYNAISLIPRSELKKSTPTKAAPAKVAAPSKNGKSAPTKDTDASHEAFDPLAAFGLRFDPKPNPVTQGEDLVAIKCNLCNNTPLNPKDQTGKPVYATHKHNCEENCPTGALKRVKPNQYFNEIAQIHGPAFRRVGEMIVGNRFGHADRAKTLAHVLGVTLTLLLCGATMAGIVQYGLGTPLLRSDWFNFRWITGLVGLAGIIIVMLYPVRRQMWRRRGGALKTWMLSHTYAGVIAGIVLLLHGGTNLGGAVTAALMISFDLVILTGLIGILLYQIGPRLLTKIEGEPLLAEDLMRRRSELYREIADLTVTAQEQAEKEGRGAQFAQTFLPARDRVIATLLSLGFLFRQYIRRESLDDLLADVRRRFDGTIAKQPHPNERDVMRQIVEAGATIRRIDALLYIHRALKIWLPPHVISTSVMLALLVVHILQVVYYLWR; encoded by the coding sequence ATGAGCGCGACTGCAACTGCCGCGGTTACCCCAGCCAAACGCCAAGAGATTGTGAACCGGCATGCCATCCTCGAAGCCATTCGAGGCATTTCGGCCATTGAAGAACTCGTCGAGCATGAGCCAGGCCATGGCTACAAGTTTGGCGTGGATTTGGAAGTCGCCATTTACGGACGCAACTACGGCCCCGGCAAAAAAGTCGGACCGTATATACGGATGTATGACTATCCACCCGGACTGGAGATTGTTCACCAAGGCGATTGGGATACCAACACCTTCTACATCATCGTTTCTGGCGCGGCTGAAGTGTTTGTGGCGGGCGTCACCAATCCGGTGGCGACCTTTGAGCCAGGCAAGCCCTTTGGCGAAATGGGGGTGTTGGCCGGCGTACCGCGCAGCGCGACCGTGATTGCCCACCGGCAGCGGGGTGCGCGCGTGCTTGAAGTGCAGCGCCCGGCGCTGCGGGTGCTCCGCAAACTCAAGAAGTTTGGCGCGGCACTCGACATTACCTACCGCAACAATGGGCGGGCAGCGGCTGCCAACCAGCTTCAGATTTCAGATGACCTCAAGCAAAAAATCGCTGAGATTGCTGAGTTTCGGTTGGTGGCGCGCGGCCATGTGCTGGCTAGTGAGGCCGAACCCGTCCACAACTTGGTCATCATCCGTGATGGGTGGGTCAAACGGATTGGTCAAGCCCAGCAGGGTGAAACGGCTGACTACCTGGGACCAGGCTACATCCTTGGGTTCAACGCTTTGACCACCCGCGGCGCGCGCTTTCCGTACCGTGCCGTCGCCATGAGCCGAACCGAGTTGCTCGAAGTGCCAGTGGAAGCTCTTTACCGTGACCAACAACTCCTTGAAGGGGTGAAGGCGGCCCTGGGCGCGGCCGGTGACATTGGGACGCCACTTCAACCCACGAAAGCGCTAGCGTTCAACCCAGCGGTCAAAGCAGCGCAGGAGCGGATCCTTGACCGCGGGCTAGCCGATGCCAACAACCTGCTCCTGATGGATATGGACCTGTGCATCCGCTGCGGCAACTGCTCCCTGGCCTGCCATGAAATCCACGGACATTCCCGACTCAAGCGAACGGGCATTCATGTTTTGCGCCCACAGACGCCCACCCACGCCAAGCTTGACCAATCGCTCCTGATGCCGGCGGTATGCCTGCACTGTAAGGACCCGGAGTGCCTGACCGGCTGCCCAACTGGAGCCATTGCGCGCTTTGAAGGCGGGCAGGTGGACATCATCCCAAGCCTGTGCATCGGTTGCAGCGATTGCGCGACGCAATGCCCCTACAACGCCATTTCACTCATTCCACGCAGCGAACTCAAAAAGTCCACGCCGACCAAAGCCGCTCCGGCCAAGGTGGCGGCGCCTTCCAAGAATGGCAAGAGCGCGCCAACCAAAGACACCGATGCAAGCCATGAAGCGTTTGATCCCCTCGCTGCCTTTGGCCTGCGTTTCGACCCAAAGCCGAACCCGGTGACCCAAGGCGAAGACTTGGTCGCGATTAAGTGCAACCTGTGCAATAACACGCCGCTCAACCCCAAGGACCAAACCGGCAAGCCGGTCTATGCCACGCACAAACACAACTGCGAAGAAAACTGTCCGACCGGTGCGCTCAAGCGCGTCAAACCCAACCAGTACTTCAACGAGATTGCCCAGATTCACGGCCCGGCTTTTCGACGGGTTGGCGAGATGATTGTCGGGAATCGGTTTGGCCACGCCGACCGCGCCAAGACTCTGGCGCATGTGCTTGGCGTGACGCTCACCCTGTTGCTCTGCGGGGCCACGATGGCCGGCATCGTGCAGTACGGTCTTGGCACACCGCTCCTTCGGTCAGATTGGTTCAACTTTCGGTGGATTACCGGGCTGGTGGGCTTGGCTGGGATCATCATCGTCATGCTTTACCCGGTCCGGCGCCAAATGTGGCGGCGGCGGGGCGGGGCGCTCAAAACCTGGATGCTCTCGCACACCTACGCCGGCGTGATTGCCGGCATCGTCCTCCTCCTCCACGGCGGAACCAACCTGGGGGGCGCAGTCACGGCGGCACTCATGATTTCATTTGATTTGGTGATCTTGACTGGATTGATCGGTATTTTGCTCTACCAAATCGGTCCGCGCCTGCTCACCAAGATTGAGGGTGAACCCCTGTTGGCGGAAGACCTGATGCGGCGGCGCAGTGAGCTTTATCGGGAAATTGCCGACTTGACCGTGACGGCCCAGGAGCAAGCTGAAAAAGAAGGGCGCGGCGCGCAGTTTGCCCAAACGTTTCTTCCGGCGCGTGACCGGGTGATTGCCACGCTTCTCTCGCTTGGTTTCCTATTCCGACAATACATCCGCCGGGAATCACTGGATGACCTGCTGGCCGATGTTCGCCGACGGTTTGATGGTACCATTGCCAAACAACCCCACCCAAACGAGCGGGACGTCATGCGGCAAATTGTCGAAGCCGGCGCGACCATTCGGCGGATTGACGCGCTGCTTTACATTCATCGGGCGCTGAAAATCTGGCTTCCGCCGCACGTCATTTCAACCTCGGTGATGCTGGCCCTGCTGGTCGTGCACATCCTTCAGGTGGTGTATTACCTGTGGCGCTAA
- a CDS encoding alkaline phosphatase family protein, producing the protein MRFLPYRTLTAGLMLASAILPLLGQPAPASCASHRARPASPAYRLVVGIVVDQLRADYLERFADLFSSKGFNRLKTKGAYFTNAHYLHACTYTAPGHGVVMTGSVPAVDGIIGNKWYDRETGKSVESITDDTTAGVPEGKGASPSRLLVSTLGDELKSATGGQSKVIGISLKNRAAILPAGRAADAAYWFDSKRGQMQTSTYYMKELPTWVASFNNRRLPDQWFGKAWEKLLPESAYARCDADDVPYEGRFAGGGSSFPHVVGRGDRPNARFYDEFTMTPWANDFLVDFAAAAIEHEKLGGDAIPDVLSISFSANDILGHAFGPNSHEVLDMTVRTDQTLARLLDLIDQKVGLDQTLVILTSDHGVSPVPEYAQRQRLSSQRVSFEKIAVAIKRALDARFGAGQWFAGFSAESVYFDLKTLAEKKLDRSEVERVAAEAALTVNGVAAAFTRTQILSGGLPRTTLAQRVQMAFHPQRSGDVFLVPEPFCFFSEEEYTSATTHGTPYPYDTHVPVILMGRGLRPGRYLTEASPSDIAPTLTMLLGVMMPNGAVGRVLSEALLDPATTPTR; encoded by the coding sequence ATGCGTTTTTTACCCTATCGAACCCTTACCGCCGGGCTGATGCTGGCCAGTGCCATCTTGCCACTTCTCGGGCAGCCAGCACCGGCTTCCTGCGCTTCACACCGAGCGCGTCCGGCGTCGCCTGCCTACCGGCTCGTCGTCGGGATTGTGGTCGATCAACTCCGCGCTGATTACCTCGAGCGGTTTGCTGATCTGTTTAGCAGCAAGGGCTTCAATCGCCTCAAAACCAAGGGCGCTTACTTTACCAATGCTCATTATCTGCACGCTTGTACCTATACAGCACCAGGTCACGGCGTGGTTATGACGGGTTCCGTCCCAGCCGTGGATGGCATCATTGGCAACAAGTGGTATGACCGGGAAACTGGTAAATCTGTGGAGAGCATCACGGATGACACGACGGCCGGTGTTCCAGAGGGGAAGGGGGCTTCCCCCAGCCGGTTGCTAGTGTCAACCCTTGGAGATGAACTCAAATCCGCGACCGGAGGGCAGTCCAAGGTCATTGGCATCTCGCTCAAGAATCGCGCGGCGATTCTGCCAGCCGGTCGCGCTGCCGACGCTGCCTACTGGTTCGATAGCAAACGTGGCCAGATGCAAACGAGCACATACTACATGAAGGAACTCCCCACTTGGGTGGCATCCTTCAACAACCGCCGGCTGCCTGACCAATGGTTCGGGAAAGCCTGGGAAAAGTTACTCCCGGAAAGCGCCTATGCCCGTTGCGATGCTGACGACGTGCCATACGAAGGCCGCTTTGCCGGGGGCGGGTCATCCTTCCCCCATGTCGTCGGGCGCGGCGACCGGCCCAACGCGCGTTTTTACGACGAGTTCACGATGACGCCCTGGGCCAATGACTTCCTGGTGGACTTCGCGGCAGCGGCGATTGAACACGAAAAGCTTGGGGGCGATGCCATTCCCGACGTGCTGTCCATCAGCTTTTCGGCAAACGATATTCTTGGGCATGCCTTTGGGCCAAATAGCCACGAAGTGCTGGATATGACGGTTCGGACCGATCAAACGCTGGCTCGCTTGCTAGACTTGATTGACCAAAAGGTTGGGCTTGACCAGACGTTGGTTATTCTGACCTCTGACCATGGTGTATCGCCAGTGCCGGAATATGCCCAGCGTCAGCGACTCAGCAGCCAACGGGTTTCCTTTGAGAAGATTGCCGTCGCCATCAAGCGCGCATTGGATGCCAGGTTTGGCGCCGGTCAGTGGTTTGCGGGCTTTTCGGCGGAATCGGTTTACTTTGACCTCAAAACGCTGGCGGAGAAAAAGCTTGACCGTTCAGAAGTGGAACGGGTCGCGGCAGAAGCGGCATTGACGGTGAATGGTGTGGCGGCAGCCTTTACGCGCACGCAGATTCTATCCGGCGGGTTGCCGCGCACGACGCTGGCACAGCGAGTACAAATGGCGTTTCACCCACAGCGCAGCGGCGATGTGTTTCTGGTGCCTGAACCGTTTTGTTTCTTCTCCGAGGAGGAATACACCTCAGCGACCACCCACGGAACGCCATATCCCTATGATACCCACGTTCCGGTCATCCTCATGGGGCGTGGGTTGCGTCCGGGCCGGTATCTGACGGAAGCCAGCCCGTCCGACATTGCGCCGACCTTGACGATGTTACTCGGCGTCATGATGCCGAATGGTGCTGTTGGACGTGTCCTGAGCGAAGCCCTGCTCGATCCGGCGACCACGCCGACTCGATAA
- the mutL gene encoding DNA mismatch repair endonuclease MutL: protein MSKIRILPDVVANRIAAGEVVERPASIIKECLENALDANAQQIDIAIARGGKESIRIRDDGEGMTRDDALLAFERHATSKIRSAEDLTSIQTFGFRGEALAAIGSVTRVTLTTKLHGATSGTEVFIEGGKIRHVRDAAAPGGTELVLRDLFFNLPARRKFLKTDATEAFHITNLVTHYALANPTRGFTLEHNGRQVLAVTATTDLRARAYQLFGANLLDNLAALDFAQADVNVRGFASRPHVQRTNRDGQYLFVNGRFVRDKLIGRALSDAYRNILPPGAFPSAMLFVEVPPDMVDVNVHPQKTEVRFRAPQRVLESITAAVQRALGVEPKFAPFPATSLPPQPTVGAKHRSPVAASPSTIQAALDAFAPQATARQAPPPPDASEPGTAEQQPPPFFATDPSPRPEVVQSGVTAHPDHLSLTDEPPSEDTAAHRLRSILEGRIGGASPRPSRTHCAGAARPAQAAAPLPETTPQRGARTDLRILGQIHDSYIVATDANGLLLIDQHVAHERILFEQCVRALLARDVVTQMLLTPLVVDLSPAQATVFDTLAAELEAAGFRTTRLAGRTVAVQGVPADLAPEDTQHLLTELLDTLTAEHHGLSREHFLRELAASLACRAAIKVNMNLTPEKMTWLVDELFKCEQPTNCPHGRPVILRFDLPLIERGFKRI from the coding sequence ATGTCCAAGATTCGCATTTTGCCGGATGTCGTCGCCAACCGTATCGCGGCCGGGGAGGTCGTTGAACGCCCGGCTTCAATCATCAAGGAATGTCTCGAAAACGCCCTCGATGCCAACGCCCAGCAGATTGATATTGCCATCGCGCGTGGCGGGAAGGAAAGCATTCGCATTCGGGATGATGGCGAAGGCATGACGCGCGATGACGCGCTGCTGGCCTTCGAGCGTCATGCGACGAGCAAAATCCGCTCGGCCGAAGACTTGACCTCCATACAAACCTTTGGATTTCGCGGTGAAGCCCTGGCGGCCATCGGGTCGGTAACGCGCGTTACCCTGACGACGAAGCTCCACGGAGCAACGTCCGGCACCGAGGTGTTCATCGAGGGCGGAAAGATTCGTCATGTCCGCGATGCGGCTGCCCCGGGCGGCACGGAGCTTGTCTTGCGTGACCTGTTTTTCAACTTACCGGCGCGGCGCAAGTTCCTCAAGACGGATGCCACCGAAGCGTTTCACATTACAAATCTCGTGACGCACTACGCGCTGGCCAATCCAACGCGCGGCTTCACCCTCGAACACAACGGCCGGCAGGTACTTGCGGTCACAGCAACGACTGACCTGCGCGCCCGCGCCTACCAGCTTTTTGGAGCGAACTTATTGGATAATTTGGCAGCACTCGACTTTGCCCAAGCCGATGTCAATGTTCGCGGCTTCGCGTCGCGCCCACACGTTCAGCGAACCAATCGAGATGGGCAGTATCTTTTCGTCAACGGGCGCTTCGTGCGCGACAAGCTCATCGGGCGAGCGCTCTCTGACGCCTACCGAAACATTTTGCCACCGGGCGCCTTCCCATCGGCGATGCTCTTTGTCGAGGTGCCACCCGACATGGTGGATGTCAACGTCCATCCACAGAAGACGGAAGTGCGCTTCCGCGCGCCGCAGCGCGTGCTGGAAAGCATTACCGCGGCCGTCCAGCGTGCGCTGGGCGTGGAGCCCAAGTTTGCTCCATTTCCGGCGACATCCCTCCCACCGCAACCCACCGTCGGCGCGAAACATCGCTCGCCCGTGGCGGCTTCCCCATCAACCATTCAGGCCGCGCTCGACGCCTTTGCGCCGCAAGCCACCGCGCGGCAAGCGCCACCACCACCAGACGCATCAGAACCAGGGACGGCAGAACAGCAACCACCACCTTTTTTCGCCACCGACCCAAGCCCTCGACCGGAAGTTGTCCAGTCCGGCGTTACAGCGCACCCGGACCACCTATCACTCACCGATGAACCACCATCCGAAGACACCGCCGCGCACCGGCTAAGAAGCATTCTGGAAGGTCGTATCGGCGGAGCGTCGCCCCGTCCCTCCCGGACTCACTGCGCCGGCGCTGCCCGCCCGGCGCAGGCCGCCGCGCCATTGCCGGAAACCACGCCTCAACGCGGAGCGCGAACCGACCTTCGCATTCTCGGACAAATCCATGACAGCTACATCGTTGCGACGGACGCCAACGGACTACTGTTGATTGACCAGCATGTGGCGCACGAGCGCATCCTGTTTGAACAGTGCGTCCGCGCCCTGCTTGCCCGTGATGTCGTCACGCAAATGCTACTCACGCCCCTCGTGGTGGATTTGTCACCCGCCCAAGCTACCGTGTTTGATACCCTGGCCGCCGAGCTGGAAGCCGCTGGATTCAGAACCACCCGTCTCGCCGGACGAACGGTAGCCGTGCAGGGCGTCCCGGCCGACCTTGCCCCTGAAGACACCCAACATCTGCTTACGGAACTGCTCGACACCTTGACGGCCGAGCACCACGGCCTCTCCCGTGAGCATTTTCTTCGGGAATTGGCCGCCAGCCTAGCCTGTCGGGCCGCCATCAAGGTCAACATGAACCTGACGCCGGAAAAGATGACTTGGCTGGTGGATGAACTCTTCAAATGCGAACAGCCGACCAACTGCCCGCACGGTCGGCCGGTCATCTTGCGATTCGACCTGCCGCTGATTGAGCGTGGCTTCAAGCGGATTTAG
- a CDS encoding N-acetylmuramoyl-L-alanine amidase, giving the protein MKRSLRLCYSLILSFLLTLLAPLREHQAHPQATPTISASDELMHRAALLAQSLYRQPPSGREESEYLALVDVYTRAIALDASATTGDAALVARAEIFREMAQVFDKPRYLYAALDSYDAVLRRYPDGPFLVRALVGVARIHERDLQSPDAAEQAYREIIRRFPQSVSAREAVACVARLHATAGQRYPRDVAEAHSEDDAAGIATISQIRHFSGPDYARVILDLSVGVTYERRIEGSALVIKLPAAKLSPLVSPVQNLSPSNGMLRHIRFSSRDGGVEIRIECVRLRDFAIFALDNPARLVADVRGTQPIAEETSLVAESPALPSSGSVPGSLVRALGLKVKRIIIDPGHGGSDTGAIGRDGIYEKDIALDIALRLRATIQRELKDVEVVLTRDTDRFVPLEERTAIANARQADLFISIHLNSSPTPLASGVETYFLSLDATKEELDVATRENATTSRSAGELQGLLQRIVTDTRVTESRTFAQSVQTSLVAGLGRVSPTAGFNRGVKKAPFVVLLGANMPSILAEVSFLSHPKDGEALRTIEFRQSIAESLCDGIKRYIETLKRPGMVAAE; this is encoded by the coding sequence GTGAAACGTTCGCTCAGGCTGTGTTACTCGCTCATTCTCAGCTTCCTCCTGACTCTGTTGGCTCCGTTGCGTGAGCATCAGGCGCACCCACAGGCAACCCCGACTATTTCCGCCTCCGATGAACTCATGCACCGGGCAGCGCTTCTGGCGCAGTCCCTGTATCGGCAGCCGCCGTCCGGTCGTGAGGAGAGTGAATACCTTGCCCTGGTGGATGTGTACACCCGCGCTATTGCCTTGGATGCTTCCGCTACCACGGGTGACGCCGCCTTGGTCGCTCGGGCGGAAATCTTCCGTGAAATGGCGCAGGTCTTTGACAAACCCCGCTATCTTTACGCGGCGCTGGATAGCTACGATGCTGTGCTGCGACGGTATCCAGATGGTCCATTTTTGGTGCGCGCGCTGGTCGGTGTTGCTCGAATCCACGAGCGAGATTTGCAGTCGCCGGACGCCGCCGAACAGGCCTACCGCGAAATCATCCGACGATTCCCGCAGTCGGTGAGTGCCCGCGAAGCCGTCGCCTGTGTGGCGCGTCTCCACGCCACCGCTGGGCAGCGTTATCCGCGTGACGTTGCCGAAGCCCACTCCGAAGATGATGCGGCCGGCATTGCTACCATTAGCCAAATTCGCCATTTCTCGGGTCCAGACTATGCGCGGGTGATCCTGGACCTGAGCGTCGGCGTGACCTATGAGCGGCGCATCGAGGGGTCCGCCCTGGTCATCAAACTGCCGGCGGCCAAGTTATCGCCCCTCGTGTCGCCGGTACAAAATCTTTCGCCATCGAATGGCATGCTCCGTCACATCCGGTTCAGCAGCCGCGACGGCGGGGTTGAAATTCGGATCGAGTGCGTGCGCCTCCGCGACTTTGCCATCTTTGCGCTCGACAATCCCGCACGCTTGGTCGCCGATGTGCGAGGCACGCAGCCGATTGCCGAAGAAACCTCCCTGGTTGCGGAATCACCGGCGCTGCCATCGTCCGGTTCAGTGCCGGGATCGCTGGTGCGCGCGCTCGGCCTCAAAGTCAAACGGATCATCATCGATCCCGGCCATGGTGGTTCAGACACCGGAGCCATTGGACGGGACGGGATTTATGAAAAGGATATAGCGCTCGACATCGCTTTGCGCCTGCGGGCAACCATTCAACGTGAACTGAAGGATGTCGAAGTAGTCTTGACACGCGACACCGACCGCTTCGTGCCACTTGAAGAGCGGACGGCTATTGCCAACGCTCGCCAGGCTGATTTGTTTATTTCCATTCACCTCAATTCCAGCCCAACCCCGTTGGCCAGCGGGGTCGAAACCTACTTCCTCAGCCTCGATGCCACGAAGGAAGAGCTTGACGTGGCCACCCGCGAAAACGCGACCACGTCGCGCAGCGCCGGTGAGTTGCAGGGGTTGCTTCAACGGATTGTCACCGACACGCGAGTCACTGAGTCGCGGACGTTCGCGCAGAGCGTGCAAACGAGCCTCGTCGCCGGTCTCGGCCGCGTCAGCCCAACGGCTGGCTTCAACCGTGGCGTCAAGAAAGCTCCCTTCGTGGTCCTGCTCGGTGCCAATATGCCGAGCATCCTGGCAGAAGTCTCTTTTCTGAGTCATCCCAAGGATGGGGAAGCGCTGCGTACCATCGAGTTTCGCCAAAGTATCGCCGAGTCGCTCTGCGATGGCATCAAGCGTTACATCGAGACCCTCAAGCGTCCCGGCATGGTGGCGGCCGAATGA
- a CDS encoding Uma2 family endonuclease, translated as MPTPPTTADAACLSFPSDLDGASPTMDDLPSEFPGEEGLPNEFHALFAMLLMETFCPTTFPPDRVFSVLDMYLYFPYQGKTRGFRPDWFGVVDVPALYEGYRPRQSYVTAVEGKPPLIIAEALSKGTARNDLGRGAWPPEGAPRKWDVYERVLRIPYYVTIDYETEDVRFFQHDGTRLVEVETPNGRLWMPEAGLWVGRWQGVYRGLETVWVRFFDPDGAVIPTWAERTAAERADKAVAQQVAEEERRQREAAQLAAEEERRQREAAQLAAEEERRQREAAQLAAEEERRQREAAQLAAEEERRQREAAQLAAEEERRQREAAQLAAEEERRQKEAFLQETEKLRRKLRELGVEPD; from the coding sequence ATGCCGACGCCGCCTACCACCGCCGATGCCGCGTGCCTGAGCTTCCCCAGCGACCTTGACGGCGCGTCCCCCACCATGGATGACCTGCCCAGCGAGTTTCCCGGAGAAGAGGGTTTGCCTAACGAGTTTCACGCCCTGTTCGCCATGCTCCTGATGGAGACGTTTTGCCCGACAACCTTCCCCCCTGACCGCGTCTTCAGCGTGCTGGACATGTACCTTTACTTTCCGTACCAGGGCAAGACACGAGGCTTTCGTCCCGACTGGTTTGGCGTCGTTGACGTGCCGGCGCTGTACGAGGGGTATCGGCCGCGCCAGAGCTATGTGACGGCGGTGGAAGGCAAACCACCCTTGATCATTGCCGAGGCACTGTCAAAGGGAACGGCACGCAATGACCTCGGGCGCGGGGCCTGGCCACCGGAAGGTGCGCCCCGGAAGTGGGATGTCTATGAGCGTGTGCTGCGGATTCCCTACTACGTGACCATTGACTATGAGACGGAGGACGTGCGGTTCTTTCAGCATGACGGAACCCGCTTGGTGGAAGTGGAAACACCCAATGGACGGCTGTGGATGCCTGAAGCCGGGTTGTGGGTCGGTCGGTGGCAGGGGGTGTACCGCGGACTCGAAACCGTCTGGGTACGCTTTTTTGACCCGGATGGGGCCGTGATACCGACATGGGCGGAGCGGACAGCCGCCGAGCGAGCCGACAAGGCGGTCGCGCAGCAAGTTGCCGAGGAAGAGCGACGACAACGCGAAGCTGCCCAGCTTGCCGCCGAGGAAGAGCGACGACAACGCGAAGCTGCCCAGCTTGCCGCTGAGGAAGAGCGACGACAACGCGAAGCTGCCCAGCTTGCCGCTGAGGAAGAGCGACGGCAACGCGAAGCTGCCCAGCTTGCTGCTGAGGAAGAGCGACGGCAACGCGAAGCTGCCCAGCTTGCCGCTGAGGAAGAGCGACGGCAACGCGAGGCTGCCCAGCTTGCCGCCGAGGAAGAGCGGCGGCAAAAAGAAGCCTTCCTACAGGAAACTGAGAAACTGAGACGAAAATTGCGCGAACTTGGTGTCGAGCCGGATTAG